TTTATTTTGCCGTTTGGGCACCTAACGCTCGCAACGTTTCATTGTTGGGAGATTTTAATCTCTGGGATGGACGTAAAAACCAGATGCGTAAAGGCCCCACCGGAGTTTGGGAATTGTTTATTCCTGAAATTGGTGTAGGGGAGTCTTACAAATATGAAATCAAAAATTTTGAAGGACACATTTACGAAAAATCCGATCCTTACGGTTTCCAACAGGAACCCCGTCCAAAAACGGCATCCATTGTCACTGATTTAGATACTTACAGTTGGAGTGATGAAGACTGGATGGAAAAGCGGCGTCGTAGTGACCCGCTGACTCAGCCAGTTTCAGTTTATGAAGTGCATTTAGGCTCTTGGTTACACGCTTCGAGTGCAGAACCAGCGAAACTCCCCAATGGTGAAACGGAACCTGTAGTTGTAGTTTCAGAACTGAAACCGGGCGCACGTTTTCTTACTTACCGGGAACTGGCAGACCGACTCATTCCTTATGTCAAAGAATTAGGATACACCCACATAGAAATGCTACCCATTGCGGAGCATCCCTTTGATGGTTCTTGGGGTTATCAAGTAACTGGTTACTATGCCCCTACCTCGCGTTTTGGCAGACCCGAAGATTTTATGTATTTTGTTGACAAATGTCACCAAAATGATCTAGGGGTAATTGTGGATTGGGTTCCTGGTCACTTCCCCAAAGATGGACATGGTTTAGCTTTCTTTGATGGCAGCCACCTGTACGAACACGCTGACCCCCGTAAAGGCGAACATAAAGAATGGGGGACTTTGGTATTCAACTACGGTCGTCATGAAGTTAGTAATTTCCTCGCAGCAAACGCTCTCTTTTGGTTTGATAAATACCACATTGACGGGATTCGTGTCGATGCTGTTGCCTCGATGCTATATAACGACTATTGCCGCAAACCAGGAGAATGGCTACCCAACCAGTACGGCGGCAGAGAAAACCTAGAAGCAGCAGATTTTCTGCGTCAGGTAAATCACATTATCTTTAGCTATTTCCCCGGTATTCTCTCAATTGCGGAAGAATCCACTTCTTGGCCAATGGTATCTTGGCCCACCTACACAGGCGGACTGGGCTTTAACTTGAAGTGGAATATGGGCTGGATGCACGATATGCTGGATTACTTCAGCATGGACCCTTGGTTCCGCCAGTTCCACCAAAACAACATCACCTTTAGTATGTGGTACAACCACAGCGAGAATTTCATGCTGGCCCTGTCCCACGATGAAGTGGTGCATGGTAAGAGCAATATCATCGGCAAAATGCCGGGGGATACATGGCAGAAGTTAGCTAATATCCGTTGTTTATTTAGCTATATGTTTGCTCACCCAGGTAAGAAAACCATGTTTATGAGCATGGAGTTTGGGCAGTGGAGTGAGTGGAATGCTTGGGCTGATTTGGAGTGGCATTTATTACAGCATGAAGCCCACCAACAGTTAAAAACGTTTTTCCGGGAATTGAACCATCTCTACCGTTCTGAACCAGTCTTGTATACCCAGGATTTTGCTGAACCGGGGTTTGAGTGGATTGATTGTAGCGATAACCGCCATAGTGTAGTTTCTTTCATTCGTCGCGATCGCGATTCTGATGATTTTGCGATCGTCGTTTGTAATTTTACACCACAACCCCATTCTCATTACCGCATCGGTGTACCGCAAAAGGGATTTTATACTGAGTTGTTCAATAGTGATGCGCGTCAGTATGGCGGCAGTAATATGGGCAATTTAGGTGGTAAATGGACAGATGATTGGTCTTTGCACAGTCGTCCTTATTCGCTAGATTTGTGTTTACCACCTTTGGGTGTGTTGATTCTTAAGTTGGATAAGAATAAGACTGCTGAGGTAATTGGATAACAATTTGGGTGGGGCGATGCCCCATCCTACACATAATTTCGCCTATTCACAGCTACTCAACCCAGTTCTCTAATAGACTCTGTTGAAATTAAATATGCGTTATTACCCTTGTAGAGATGTAGCAGTGCTACCTCTCTACATTCTTTTATATAGCGATTTATTGACTTGCGATCGCTCTACATTTACCTGTGGAATGATACTTAGTACTCAGAGGAAGCAGACTACTGAAGGCTGACAGTAGCTAATTGCTAAGTAATAATAAATCCATCTGTCGATAGATGCACTTTTCTAATGAGACAAAGTTTTGCGATGCGATCGCCCTATGCAAGTATTAGGTAGCAAGGAGTTTGGTAAAACTTATTTAGCTTTAGATATGGCTGAAAAGCCAAAATTTTGTATAGTACAAATGTATGATTTGTTAGCCCTAATCCTAGATATTTTATAAGAATTCTCATGACACAGATTAAGCCTCAAGTAAAGCGCACAGAAGAATTGCGCCAGTTATTGCAACAAGCAAGCTATGCTTATTACGTCTTAGATACTCCAATCATGGAGGATGCAGTCTATGACCAGCTATATCGAGAATTGCAACAACTAGAAACTCAATATCCAGAATTGACAGCACCCGATAGTCCGACTCAGCGCGTGGGTGAGAGGCCAGCAACGCAGTTCACCTCGGTGCGGCATAATATCCCCTTGTACAGTCTAGAGAATGCATTCAATATTGATGAGTTACAAGCATGGGATCAGCGTTGGCGGCGACAAGTACCGAAAATAGATTCAGTGGAATATGTCAGTGAGCTGAAAATTGATGGTTCTGCTTTGGCTCTAACTTACCAAGATGGCATTCTAGTTAGAGGGACAACTAGAGGTGATGGGGTAACGGGTGAAGATATCACCCAAAATGTACGGACAATTCGCTCAATTCCCTTACGTTTGAATTTTGAAGGGTTAGAAATTTTAGAAAGGGTAGAAGTGCGAGGCGAGGCGTTTTTGCCGTTGGAAGTATTTAAACAAATCAACGAGGAAAGACAAAAAGCCAGCGAGCAATTATTTGCTAATCCCCGCAATGCCGCCGCTGGTACACTCAGACAACTAGACTCCCGCATTGTCGCTAAACGGCGGTTAGATTTTTTTGGCTACACCTTGCACATTCCTGGTAGGGATGACACCAGTATTGCCAATACCCAATGGGAAGCGTTGGAATTGTTGGAAAAGATGGGTTTTCGAGTCAACCCCAACCACAAACTCTGTGCTTCGATCGCAGAAGTGGCAAAATATTATGAATATTGGGACACGGAACGGCTGAATTTACCCTACATGACTGATGGGGTAGTAGTGAAGCTGAATTCTTTTAAACTTCAGGAACAGCTAGGATTTACGCAGAAATTTCCCCGCTGGGCAGTAGCCTTAAAGTATGCAGCCGAAGAAGCACCTACCCGTGTGGAAAATATTGCTGTAAATGTAGGACGAACGGGAGCGTTAACGCCGTTAGCCGAGATGCGCCCGGTGCAACTGGCGGGAACAACAGTTTCCCGCGCCACTTTACATAATAGCGATCGCATTACTCAATTAGATATTCGCATTGGTGATACTGTCATCGTCCGCAAAGCTGGAGAAATCATTCCAGAAGTGCTGAGGGTAATCAAAGAACTCCGTCCCGCTGACACTGAACCCTTCGTTATGCCCACCCATTGCCCAGTCTGCGGTCAATTGGTGGTGCGAGAATCAGGTGAGGCGGTGACTCGCTGCGTCAATGCTTCCTGTGCGGCAATTCTCAAAGGTTCCATTGAACATTGGGTAAGTCGTGATGCCTTAGATATTAAAGGTATGGGGGAAAAGTTGGTATATCAACTCGTTGATAAAGGTTTGGTGCATTCTGTTGCCGATTTATATGAGTTGACAGCAGAGAAGTTATCTGCATTGGAAAGGATGGGAAAAAAGTCGGCAGAGAAATTAGTGGATGCGATCGCTCAATCAAAAAATCAATCTTGGTCAAGGGTACTGTATGGTTTAGGCATCCGTCACGTTGGCAGTGTAAATGCTCAATTATTGACTCAAAAATATTTCACTGTAGACCAGTTAGCGACAGCAAAGCAATCAGATATTGAAGGAATTTACTGTATCGGTGCTGAAATTGCCCAATCTGTGTACCAATGGTTTCGGATTGACGCTAACCAAAAGTTAATAGAACGCTTACAAGCAGAAGGATTGCAATTAACTGCCCCAGAGGAAACAAAAATAGTTGGGGATGGTAATCAAAAATTTGCAGGTAAAACTTTTGTAATTACAGGTACATTGCCAACCTTAAAGCGGGATGAAGCGAAGGATTTGATTCAAAAAGCTGGGGGGAAAGTAACTGATTCAGTTAGTAAAAAAACCGATTATTTAGTTTTAGGAGAAGATGCTGGTTCCAAGTTAGAAAAAGCAATTTCATTGGGAATTACACAGTTAAGTGAGGCGCAATTTTTAGAGATGCTTGAAGATTAAAATCAGGTAAATAGCCTGGAAAGGTATATATTTCGTGAACGAATCCAGACAATTAACCCCTACTTATCAATCAGCCCAAAAGCATGACCGCTACAACCTGCATATCCCCGATTTATCAAATAATATCATGTCCGCTTGATTGCTTATTAAACCCGAAGAACCCCACCCCGCCAAAGCTGTGCTTTGTCTCCCCTCCCGGCTCTTCGGGAGGCAGGGTGGATTAATTGTCGAGAGAGAAAATATAACATAGAAGGATGATTCCTTAAGAAAAACACGGTTCTCCCAGAGGAAAGTTAGGAATGAATTTAATCGAAGCAATCCAAGGGGTTCCCGATTATCGACATGCTAGAGGTATTAGACATAGACTTTGGATAATACTAACTATAGTTTTGTTAGGTAGTTGTACAGGATATTGGGGGTATAAACCTTTAGCTGAGTTCACAAAAAATCATCGATTATCTCTAATCAAATTATTAGATTTATCTCCAGATATTCAATTTCCGTCAGCATCAACATTCAGAAATATTATGATGTCAATTGATTTTCAGATATTAGCTGAACTGTTTAACGTCTGGGCAGAAAAGAGTTTGCCAATTAATTTCAAAGAATTATTTGCCATCGATGGGAAATGTATTAAAAGTACTGTAACCGGGGGAAATCAATCCTATCAAAACTTTGTGAGTATCGTTTCAGTTTTCAGTTTATAGTCATCAGCAAGGATGGGTAATCAGACATCAAGCTATGGAAAATAACAAAAACAGTGAGATTAGTGTGGTAGAAGAGCTAATTAAAAAGCTTTATGGGCATCATATCGTGATTACAGCCGATGCACTACATTGCCAAAAAAAACTGTTGAGCTGATTATCGAGGGAGAAAATGACTACATTATTACTATTAAAAGAAACCAGCCAAATCTCCTGAAAGTAGCTACTGAGCTAGCTGAATCCTCAATCGCTATCGATACCAATTACCATGATGAAAATTTACATGGACGAAAGACTACTCGTCAAGTCAAAGTCTATCCAATTCCATTTGAGTCACTACCTGATTGGGTTGGCGCTAAAAGTTTAATTGAGGTTAACAGATATGGAACTCGACCTCAAGGATAGAATTGTCGTCGCCAGATTGTTGACTATCATGAACAACACTTTTATTTAAGTAGCTGAAATTATTCAGCTTCAGAATTCGCGGAGATTATTCGTGGTCATTGGTCAATTGAAAATCAACTTCATTGGGTCAAGGATGTAACTTTAAATGAAGATAACTGTATTCATACTGGCGGTTTTTCACCAGCTAATTGGGCGATGGTCAGACAGTTTTTAGTTTCCCTGGCTCGTCAGTTAAATTGTCGGACTCTTCCCGAAGCGTTAAGGCTGATGGCTAACCAACTTCAAATGATTTTTGATGCGCTATTTGACCACTCCGACTCCTTTTGCCCAATGCCTGTGAGTCCAATGGTCGAGTGAGAAAACTTTTTCTCTCCCGACAATTAATCCACCCTGCTCCCCGCAGGCAGGGAGGGGGGTTGGGGGTGGGGTTGGGGGTGGGGTTATTTTATTATGGGTAATTTGGCGGACATGATATAATACCAATTTGAAAAAAGAATGCGACAAATAGACCATTTGTATAGACGCGATTCATGAGCCAGCGCGTTGCGGGGGTTCCCCCCGTTGTAGCGACTGGTGTCGCATCTTTACCCAAGGATGTGTTGCAATCATTAATTGAATTGGTAAGCTAAACCACATCTAGTTTGCATATCTAAAATTTATATAACTCTTGTGGGGTGGGCATCTTGCCCGCCGTAATTATGCAATTTAAATGTGGAACAGCTTATAAGTCGGCGATATTATTTTTCAGGAACAATTGAGGATTGCTATAGCAAACTAGTGCAAAATTGGATGATTCTCGTAAGGGCAATTTATCAATTGCCTCTACTCAAACGGGGGCAAGTTATTCGGGTCAATACCCTGAGATTGTAAATAAGCAATCAATCGTTCTTTTTGCTGGCATTCTTGTTCAGCGCGTTGGTGTTCTTGTTCGGCGCGTTGACGTTCTTGTTCAATCTGTTCTACAGCCCACAGTAACAAATTACCATCTCGATTCCACCAGCGCAACCAACAACCAGTGCGACCTTCTTTTGTTCCTTGCCAAGTTCCTAAAAATAAGCCCATTACATCAATCCAATGACGACCATTTTCGTCAGGTTGCTTTAACTCATAGCGCTTATTTTCCAGTTGATAATATTCTAATAAACCGCCATAAGGTTCAAAAATTACGTAAATGGGAATCTGCAAAATTTGCTCGTAGAAAAACCATTTTCCTGGTGGATAACTTCGCTTGACCGAATATTCTCCACCCTCAGTATCGGATAAAAATTCGATAGCGATCGCAGGGATATCTCCTTCTAAATTGGGTGTATAACTTTTGCGATTACCCACGACTTCATTAACCGACGGCACATAAACCCAGTCTGGTGCTTTGGCAATAAATTGCTCGTTGACTGTCGCACAAAGACCAAAGTTTGAAGCTATCAACATCTGAGGTTGAATGAATCCACTGATTTCTAGACTTTCACGCAAAGCACCAGCTAAAAGTGGCTGACTCGGTATTCTCCACTGGTTCATCCTCTAGTTGAAAATCTTTGGGCAAGGCTTCCCAAGAGATTACCAGTTCTGTTGGTGATTTGGCTTGGCTGAGTTGGGTTGCCATAAACACAGCATGAATTTATTCTCGATCTTATCGCTTGCGGGAGGGCTATGGAGGGAATGGGGACTGGGGACAGGGGGGCAGGGGAAAAGGTTAAAGGTTAAAGGGAAAAGGAATAAATTTAATCTTTCCCCTTTTCCCCTTACCCTTTTCCCCTTACCCCATACCCAATGCCCAATGCCCAATTCCCAATGCCCTTTACAGGAGAACTTTAGCTAAAATCGGTTCCACACTCTTAGAAATCTCTGGCACATACACCTGTGAAACGTAGTCGGCAATCATCCTGTCGGTGTTGAATAACGGCGCATTTGTTTTAATGGACGTTTTCATCATTTGCACCCAACGGTGAGGAATACCTTGGGCATCTTGGTCATAGTATAGAGGAACGATTTCTTCTTCTAACAGCTGATACAGCGATCGCGAATCAATCCCATCTTGCAATTCTTGATCGCTAGTATGAGCATCTTCACCAATTGCCCAACCGTTAATTCCTTTACCATCAGGCCCTGTTTGGTAGCCTTCGCACCACCAGCCATCTAAAACGCTGCAATTAAGACCGCCGTTGAAGCAGACTTTTTGCCCACTTGTACCAGATGCTTCCAAAGGACGACGGGGATTATTTAACCAAACATCCACACCTTGCACCAATTTTTGACCAGTGTAAATGTCGTAATCTTCAATAAAGGCGACTCGGTTGATAATCCCGGAATTGTGACACCACTCCATTAAGCGTTGGATAATCCGCTTACCTTCTTCATCGGCTGGATGCGCTTTACCTGCAAAGATAATTTGTACTGGACGTTGAGCATTACCAAAAATCTTCAATGCGCGTTGGGCATCGCGTAAAATCAGATCGCCGCGTTTATAAGGGCTGAAGCGTCTGGCAAATCCAATAGTCAATACATTGGGATCGAGTAATTTTTCAGTTGCTTGAATGAGTTCATGATTTTCGCCACGCAACTCCCGTGATTTCTTCACCTTATAACGGGTAAAGGCAATCAATCTTTCTTTGAGGATAAGATGCCGCGACCACAATTCCTCGTCGGGAATCTCGTCAACTTTAGCCCACATCTTGGGATCGACGGCGCGATTTTTCCAGTCTTCTCCCAAATATTCGTTATATAAGTCACCTAACAGGGGTGCAGTCCAAGTGGGTGCATGAACGCCATTGGTAATGTAACCAATTGGTACTTTGTCTTCCGATCGCTGCGGATAGAGAACTGTCCACATTTTACGAGAAACTTGACCGTGCAATTCACTCACACCATTGCAAGCACGCGACATCCGCAATGCTAAAACGGTCATGCCAAAGGGTTCCCAAGGATCGCCCAGTCGCCTTGCACCCAATGCCAAAAATTGCTCGCGAGAAAGTCGCAATTGCGGCCAATAGCTGGCAAAGAAGGAATCTATTAAATCGGGTGAGAAGACATCATGACTGACGGGAACGGGGGTATGGGTGGTAAATACACAACTGTTCCGCACCTTGGCTTCGATATCGTAGAAAGATTTACCAGTCCGTTCAATTTCTACCCGCGCAACTTCTAAGGTGCAGAATGCAGCGTGTCCTTCATTGAGGTGATAGACAGAAGGTTCAATTCCCAAGGCGTGTAGAGCGCGAACACCACCAATTCCCAAAACGACTTCTTGGGCGATGCGGGTTTCCAAGTTACCGCCGTATAAGTGTCCCGTCAACCAACGGTCAATGGGATCGTTATCGTGGCGATCGGTATCTAATAAATATAAGGTGACTCGCCCAACTTGCACTCGCCAGATTTGCACTTTCACAACCCGCTGGCGAACTTGTAACTCGATAGTGACTGATTCCCCTTGCTCATTTTTAATCAACTCCAAGGGCATGTGGCCAAAGGGGTTGTCAATATAATAATCTTCTTGCCAACCTTGGCGGTTCAAGCGTTGCCGAAAATAACCTTGGCGGTACAACAAGCCAACACCAACCAATGGCACACCCAAATCTGATGATGATTTCAAGTGATCCCCGGCGAGAATTCCCAAGCCACCAGAGTAGACGGGTAGAGATTCATGGATGCCAAATTCGGCGCAAAAGTAAGCAATAGGATGCTGTTTGGATACTTGCGGTGCAACTCGACTGACCCAAGTATCTTGCTGGTTGATGTATTGGTCAAACTCACGCGCGAGGGCGGATATCTGCTTTAGGTAAAATGGGTCTTCTGCTAATTGCGTCAAACGCTCATAAGTTGCCGACTCTAAAATCGCTACTGGGTTATGCCCACAGCGTTCCCATTCTTGGGGATCAATTGTTTGGAATAAGGAGATGCGATCGCCACTCCAACTCCACCAGTAGTTATAAGCCAAATCTGCCAAACGCTTGAGCGGTAAAGGTAACTTTTCACTCAAGTGTCGTGCTGCGGTAATTGCACTGCTATTAGCCATACTAAATCTATGTCCTCGCGCTTAACTTTTTGTCTATGTATCAAGAACTGGGGAAGAAGCAAGGGAGCAGGGTGCAAGGGAGAAGAGTTTTCCCTTTTGCACCCCGCCCCAATGCCTCTTTTCCATGCCCAGTCCCTTTTATTTACTCTTCAGGTTCATAACACCGGAGCCTTCACGTGCTGAATTCTCCCCTGAAGTTGGAACAGTTTCTCGACATCAAACCTTATCCAAGTAAATGGTTTGTATTGTTTTCGTCTTCTAAAAATTATCTCTACTTTTGGACAGATTTAATATTTTTTTCTATCAAATTCGTTGACATTATTTTAACTTTTCTGTTTAGTTGTTAATTTTTATTTAAATGTTAGCAATAAGCAACCAGTGGACAAGACCAGTTTGAGCTTGCTGCGATCAAACGGGTCTTGAGTTTAAAACCCCCACTCATATCATGTCCGCATAATTAGTTATGCTAAACACAGTCATTGCACCCCACACGCCAGATGCTCCACTTGGGGAGACCCCATCGCCCGTTGGCGTCTCCCCTTGGGAGAAGACCGCACTGGCTCCCCTTAATCCCCTCCCCGCTCTTCGGGAGGGGAGACAAAGCGTAGCTTTGGCGGGGGTGGGGTTCTTCCGGTTTAATAAGCAATCAAGCGGACATGATATCAATCAAATACAGACTTTGGTAATACGACCATTTAATAGAGCCGCAGCAGATTGTTGCACACAATTGGTTAAAACATCTAAGCATTCATACCGCCATCAACATCGAATGTTGCACCGGTGATGAAAGCCGCGTCAGGACTGGCCAGAAAAGCGACCGCAGCCGCAACTTCCTCTGGCTTGCCGTAGCGCCCAAGCGCTGTAGCTGCTTTTTGGATTACCGCAAAATCACTATCAGATGGGTTCATATCAGTTTCAATTGGACCTGGCTGTACGGTGTTAACTGTGATCGCCCTCGGCCCCAGGTCACGTGCCCAGCCCCGCGTGTAGCCAGCGATCGCGGCCTTAGTTGCTGAATAATCGGAGATTCCTGCCCAGAGCGAATGGCTTCCAGCACAGGAGCCGATGGAGATGATCCGTCCACCTTCAGTCATAAGCGGTGCAGCAGCGCGGACGGCAGCCACTACGCCACCCACATTGATCGCTAACTGCTGTTCTAAGGACGCAATATCGCTTGCAGGATCACCAACTACACCAAGGACAAATACTCCAGCGTTGTTCACGAGAATATCGAGACGACCAAAGCGTTCGGCGACCATCTTAACCAAATTCTCAACCTGGAGAGAATCCGCTTGGTCGGCTTTGAAGGCGGCGGCACTAACCCCATTTTCTTCGAGTTCCCGGACAACGAGCGCGGCCTTTTCGGATGAGGCGCTGTAACTGATGGCAATGTCTGCACCTTCCTCAGCAAGACGTTTGGCGATCGCAGCACCAATACCCCGTGAACCACCTGTGACGAGGGCAACTTTACCTGTGAGTTTCTTAATATTGCTATTCATGATTTTTGCTCCTTCATTGTTGCAACCTGTCACCTCAGTTATTTAACAACCTGGTAATTTTGTCAAGATTTTGACTAAGCTATCAACAAATCAGCAATAGTTAGTAAAAATCGACTTCTTGGCATTGTGGCAAAAACTTTTTTCTTATTCAAGATTTTCCTTTTCCCTGAGCGAAGTTTTTAGTCTCAAACAGGCTAAGTTTATTGAGAATAGTATCAATCGCCTGAATTTTGACACTTACCAGAGTTGCCTTAGCGTAGCGTTCTGCAAGAAAGGGATCACAGAGTGCAGAATAGATGTTCAAGGTCTGAAACCATTGTCAGAGTAAGTTTATAGAAAATACTAAAATTTTCAAACTAACCTGCGGAATCTGGGTTATATATATCTGTATAACGAAGAATTAAGGATAAATTATAAAGTAACAAAATGTGCATCTGAATATTACCTTTCTGGAAAAGCTTTCACGTACCTACTATGAATTAAAATAAATCTGCATATATCAAAGTATTAAGATAATTTCGATAAAAATTTTGTTTTGTTAACAAAAATAATGCAGTTGAATCGAAGTAATTTCCTCAGATTTCTGATCCAATCAGAGCCAGGAAAACCAGCAATATCCAACGGCTTACGAGCTGCGTTAGCGTTGGGAGTTCCCATGCTAATTGGGCAACTCATTAACCAAAGAGAAAGCGGATTATTCGTTGGTTTAATGGCTCACTTTGTCAACTTAGCGAATATTGGTGGCCCTTACCAAATCAAAGCTAAGACAATGGCACAGGCTACTTTGGGAATAACTGTTTCAGTATTTGTGGGTACTCTAGTCGCTCAAGTTCCGGTACTAGCTGTGGTGCTGACACTTCTGTGGGGGCTTGCTTCCGGTTTTGCGTCACTGTATGGTAATGCTGGTGCTAATGTTGGTCTGGTAGTAGGGATATCATTTATTACCACGATCGCACAGCCAGGAAACTTGGAAGTTGCACTCGTGCGATCGCTGTTATGTCTAATTGCAGGTGGATGGGCGATGCTACTCTCCTTAGTAATGTGGCCTTTTAGACCTTACGATCCCATACGGCTAGCTTTGGCTGACTGTTTCAGTGCAATCGCCAACTACATTCAGGCATTTGTAGGTAAAGTAGCAACATCTGAAAATATTCTCGAAATTAGAAAAGCATTAGAAACAGCACGCACTGCTTTAGGTACATTACGGATTGGACAGTCGTCTCGGAGTTGGATAAATGAGCCATTTTTGCTGCTAATTCAGGATGGCGATCGCTTGCTTGGTTTAGTTGTTGCCTTAACAGAATTACTAGAAACTCACTTCCAACAACAGCAATATCATACAGTCCAGCAATTAGTAGACGATGCACTCGCAGAAATATCAGTCATTCTTCAAGCCATAGCGAAAGTCATATCTCGCAAGCCTGCTAGCATAGACTTGGGAAATCTCAAGCGCATCTATGAAGCACTGAAAGAACAAGAAAGTCTGCAAAGAAAAGCAATTGCTGGCAGTGAAACCGACTACACAACCCTCGTTGCTTTCACTAACCTGGTGCTGACGCTCAAAAAGCTGATTGAGCAATTGCAATACACGGCTCAGACAGCTAAATCTCTGGCAGATCGCAGCAAAATGAGTCAACGAGATATAGATAGACTTCTTTTATTTGAAGAAGAACAGCGATCGCTCTTAAGTTTACTCAAAGAAAACCTTACCTTAGACTCAGCAATCTTTCGCCATGCTCTTCGCATTGGTGCGAGTCTAACTGTAGGCGTGATATTATACAGTGTTACAAATTTACCAATGGGCTATTGGGTAACACTGACAATTATAT
This portion of the Nostoc sp. GT001 genome encodes:
- a CDS encoding FUSC family protein, whose product is MQLNRSNFLRFLIQSEPGKPAISNGLRAALALGVPMLIGQLINQRESGLFVGLMAHFVNLANIGGPYQIKAKTMAQATLGITVSVFVGTLVAQVPVLAVVLTLLWGLASGFASLYGNAGANVGLVVGISFITTIAQPGNLEVALVRSLLCLIAGGWAMLLSLVMWPFRPYDPIRLALADCFSAIANYIQAFVGKVATSENILEIRKALETARTALGTLRIGQSSRSWINEPFLLLIQDGDRLLGLVVALTELLETHFQQQQYHTVQQLVDDALAEISVILQAIAKVISRKPASIDLGNLKRIYEALKEQESLQRKAIAGSETDYTTLVAFTNLVLTLKKLIEQLQYTAQTAKSLADRSKMSQRDIDRLLLFEEEQRSLLSLLKENLTLDSAIFRHALRIGASLTVGVILYSVTNLPMGYWVTLTIILVLKPNLGATFKRFFQRVGGTILGAVLAAILLATITSKPVLDIIILLTVFFGVSLIAFNYGYSVIFFSIFVLLIIDIGHPISWQLAGFRVLNTLIGAGLAFASHYFLWPNWERDRLPSQLATALRECHKYFRDVMAVYQGIKERDSSIISQRRQTGLAIGNAQASFQGLLREPQMHQELVEPVMTLLLYMGRFTNAVTVLAVHLEHFRATVLLPELETFVRQISLVLEQLADSVQQEIPPPPLPDLEETLQKIQPHLQALRTARIEELAFNQGHTPIRQAVIDYSILDLEIDQIVRRLTAMHSAMVRLISGK